From the genome of Cytophagales bacterium WSM2-2:
CGCTTGGTATCGAGGTACGAATAGGAAATCCAGTACTCCACATTTTTAATACTCTCATTGTCGCGCCAAAACAATTCCAGTCCCTTGGCATAACCTGTTCCCGTATTGGTTAGGTCATAAGGGTTGCCGTTTACATATTTCACCAGGTCCATGTATTTTTTATAATAAGCCTCTACACGGAATGTCTTGCGATCGGAAACCACCTGGTAGTTCAGTATAAAATGTTCGGCACGCTCGGAATTCAGTTGATCATTTACCCGGAGAAACTGGTTCTTGGAAGACTGACGAAACATTCCATACGCAAATGCGAACTGCCCCTTCTTTCCAGGTTTGTAAGCAAGTGAAATACGAGGATCAACAGCCGACTTGCCGTTCAATGAATTGTATTCATAACGGGCACCGATCTTGGTAACAAAATGATTGCTCGCATACATCTCTGTTTCCGCAAAACCGGAAGCGATAGATTCGTGAAAAGATGCTGACAACGTTTGTTGTGTGGTGTCGTTGAAGCGCGAAGCCGAATAGTTGCGGTCGATTAGCTCTCCTCCAAAATTGAGTTCGATCTTGTCAGAAACAGAATGTCCAATCACCGCTTTCGCATGAATGCCGTCTTCCGTCTCCTGAGTTGGTGAGCCATCTACTTTTATTTTATTCTGATTGAATGAATACGACAATCCTGTGCGTAAATCCCATTGACCGTTGATGGGAGTCTTGTACGCAACATTGCCATAGCGATAATTGTTATTGAGGTCGAATAATTGCTTTGAGTTGGGATCAAGTATGTCGTGGTTGTAAAGAGAAAATGACGAGCCGATAAAAGTCCCGAAGACTTTGATCATCCCCTTGCCAACCTGCTGACGAAAAGCCGTGCTGCCTTCCAATGAAGTAACGGGAGATCTCCAATCTACGCGCTGGTTGATCAATCCCATGTAGGGCTTAAGATTCGTGTACTGAATTTTTCCCGATACAGATCCACTGCCCCACACCTGCGTATGTGCAAGATCGCCACCTACCGAAAGAAGGTTGACATCCGTCTGGTTCATTTCTGCTTTGTCTTTGGAGTTGAGTACCAGCGCAGACGAAAGTGCCTGTCCATACTCTGCCGAATAACCACCGGTACTGAAACTTGTTCCCTTGAACATGAAGGGCAGGAATCTTCCACGCGAAGGCGTGTTGGGAGCGGACGGGCCATAAGCATTGAGCACCACCATGCCATCAATGAAAGTGCGTGTTTCACTACCATCTCCTCCGCGAACAAAAAGCCTTCCGGTCTCACCCACTTTTTGAGTGCCGGGTAACGTATTCAATACTCCGGCTATGTCTGCAGTAGCACCTGCCGTGGTTACAATGTCGAGCGGCTTCAGGATTGTCCTTCTTTTCTCCTCTCCCGCGGTAAACGATCCCGCAGAGATCACCACGGCATCAAGCTGATTGATCTCTTCGACAAGATCGATTGTTAAATTCACCTCATTCCCACTGAGTGTTACCTTTTGTTCAAAGGTTTTATACCCGATAAAGGAAGCTGCGATGATCTGCTCTCCTTTTTCATCAGAGGTGAACGCAAAAGAGCCATCGGCTGAAGAACTGGCTCCGTCATACGATCCTTTGACAACGATGTTCACCCCGGGAAGTCCATCGCCATTGGCATCCTTGATGATGCCTTTGATTTTAGTTTGTGCTAAGATCTGCTGAGCAGCAATCAATATTAAAACAGTCGTAAATATTCTGGTCATGTGTCTTTTTTGGCCGATTACACGGTAAAGGTTCACCCAATGGTGAAGTTTTAATAAAGGGAGTTACCGAAGTGTCGGGCGAGGCGGATGAACTGTAGAATTCAGCATTATTACCATTTGATAATCCAAAGTCGCAACCGCTAGTTTAACCCATACGGTTGCCGGAAAAGAGATAAATTTGTTTCAAACGCATTTCAGACTATGAAACTGACTTCACTTTTTCTCAGCATCATCCTATTCCTTGTTTTCACGGAATGTTCTAAAACAAAACAATCCGGTGAAACCACAAGCAACTCCGATTCCACAAAAGCTACTTCGTCAGAGGAAGCCTCAAAACCCGCGGAAGAGAGTACTTCAGCAGGCAGCGGCATTGTACTGAAAGGAATCTATGCTACATCCACAAAGATTCCCGCTGCGAGTTTTTCCTATTACAACCTGTTTGACGGAAACAAAAACACGTACTGGTCGACCATGCCGGGAGCAGGACCTGACGAAGGCATCATGCTTTACTTTGATAAGCCGTTGGTGATTGATGCGTTGGAGATTACTCAACCAGGTACGGAAACCAATTCACGAATTACTTCTTTCACCATTTATACCAACGGGCAAAAACTCACTGACCGCGATTACACTAATGATAAAATCACGATCAACATGAGCAACGTCTATTCTCTTTTCATTCGCCTCGATCAACTGGACGATATGATCAAAGGCAATAAAGAAGGCACAGTAGTCACTTCATTTCCTTCAGAGAAAACAGCTGCGATCAGTGAATTAAAGATTCTATTAAAAGGAGGCGTCAAAGCAGACATAGTCATACCGAAGCAAGTGAAAGGAACTATTACTGCGTCTAGCACGCTGGCTCCCGATCTTTCTTATGGAGTACGCAACCTGTTCGATTCGAGAAGTGAATTTGCCTGGGCCGAAGGTGACAAAGGCAACGGCATTGGCCAATCATTGAATTTGCAGTTCCAGGATGAGCAAACGATCACCGGCCTTGAGGTTATGAATGGTTACCAGCGTTCTGACAAACATTACTCAGCCAACACAAGAGTCAAAACATTGACGCTCTCTGATGAAACCGGCAAGCAAAGCGAAGTAACACTCAACGACAGCCAGGGAGAACAACTGGTTTCCCTATCGACTCCTCTGAAAGGCAAGAACATCAAGATTAAAGTAAAAGATGTTTACCCCGGAGCGTCTTACAAAGACATGGTGATCAGTGAAATCAAATTCAAGAATGGTGATGCCGAATTTATTCTTGAAGACAACGTTACAGAATCATTGAAAAACGCGCTCGTGAAAAGAGCCAAAGGAACGATGCTCGAAAAAGTATTGGACCATCGTATCGGCAATGAAATTCAGGAGATGGACGGTCAAATCAGTTCGCTTATTCTCCGATCTGATTACACATTCGTCTACTACATGCGCGGCTGGACAGATAGTGGCCGCGATACATCAACAGATGAAACCATTGCAGATGGCAATTGGGAAATCAAAGAACTCTCGGCTGACATGGCGGTGATCCGGATTTTCGGAAAACTGATGAAGCAATCGAAGACACAGAACTACTACACTGGCGAAACTTCGACCGATGACCTTCAGATATTTCAGGATCTTTTAACGATTGATGCCGGTGGCATTTCACCACAGAAATTTTTAAGCCCGTTGGTTTTCGCACCCTCACAAAATTAAAATGAAGTTTCTCTCTATTCTTTTCCTCCTGCCACTTTGCTGGGCAAGCGACTTTCACGGAAGTTTTGAAGGCACTTACGACTCTGGCTTCGTGAAGCTCAACGATAACAAGGACTTCGCGTTTGACATGCGCTATGCTACTACTAATAATTTCCTCAAAGAGAAAGTCTACCCGTGTGCCTCGTGCCTGGTGCGAAGTGAAGTGGCCGATGCTCTAATCAAGGCCAACAAAATTTTCCTGCAGAAAGGATACCGGATAAAATTTTACGATTGCTACCGCCCGTTGGATGTACAGAAAAAAATGTGGGTCATTAAACCCGACAGTCGTTATGTAGCAAATCCGAAAGGGGGCTCCATTCACAACCGTGGCGCTGCCGTTGACATGACATTGGTTGATAAGAATGGCAAAGAAGTGGACATGGGTACGGAGTTCGACCACTTTGGTGAAGAAGCACATCACGGTTATGGAAAGCTGGCCGTGAATATTCTCGAAAACAGAAAATATCTAAAATCAATAATGGAACAGTGTGGCTTTGTCGCTCAACCTACCGAATGGTGGCACTACAATTATGGCGACCGGAGCCGCTACAAAATCTCAAATGAAGCCCTCTGCAAATAAGTTCATTGAATTTATTTCGAAGCCTGCAGTACTGGGCTGCCTTATTTTCCTGGCCTCGTTCCTGGTCCGCTGGGTTGCACTAACACAAACTCCTTACGGCAATGGATGGGATAGCTATTTTTATCTCGTCCAGCTCAAGTCTATTCTTACAGAAGGAAAGATGCACTCGCCCGAATGGACTTTGTTCTATCCTCTCCTGCTCGTTTGCAATATCTTCTCACCTGACCAGGTCATCTCAGTTAAAATCTTAAGCTGCTTGCTTGCCGGAACTTTTTCATTTCTGGTTTATTGCTATGCGCTAAAATATTGCATAAAAAAGGAAGCAGCTCTCCTTTTTGCGTCCATAACTCTCTTCAGCCCTGAGTTGACTTACTTCACCGCACAATGGCCAAAAAATTTGCTTGGAGTCGATTTGCTGCTGGCGCTATTGTTAGCAATGGCACACAATAGAAAAATCTGGATAGTACTCCTGGTCGTCCTTGGACTGTTTGGTCATCGCATGACGGCCGTGCTTGGAATAGGTTGTGTAGCCTTCTGGTTGATCAACAAACATATCTCTCCAAAAGTCTGGCTTGCAGCAGGAGCAGGATTGATTACACTCTTGCTGATCACATTGATTTCTCCGGGCATTATCAATCTAAAGGACTATCAGCGAATTCAAAACCTGATAGCTACAACTCCACAATTCTCAGTTGCCTCTTTTATTTCAACATTTGGATGGGATCGCATTTCAACACTCTGGCTATCCGAACTTTTCATAGTTAGCTTATTGACATTAACACTGCTTGCCAAAGAATCAAGTTTGATTATAAAGAAGGTACAAAGTGACGGGTTGATGATCGCAATGCTGATGCTCGTTCTGTGGTTCCCGTTTTTCTTCTGGGAGATCAGCGGAGCCGCCTATCGCTTCTTTCATGTCGGGGCCTTAATGACTCCTTTAATTTTACTCTTTCTCCTCAAGTCTTTTCCATACAGGGAAATTCTAAACCTGACCACGGCAATTGTTCTCTGCGGACTTAGTCTCATCAGTTGGAAAAGTTACAATCCTCAAAAACAAGACCCTTCTTATGCTTTGTATGATCAGGTTACCAAAGCAGTAGTCTCTAATGTGAATGGGCAACCACCGGAACTTATCATCGCACACAAATCACTGGCGGAGTATTTCACTTACGCAATCGGAATAGACGCCATGCCATGGATACCGGACTACAAAATTGATTCGACTAAACTCTGGAGAATTGCAGTATTACCCTATCCGCAATTGTTTGTTTATTATGTCAACTCCTCTCCCGTTCGACTGAAATCCAATTACTATTTTATTAAGGAAGATCAATGGCAACAATTCGTAAAGAGTCTGAAGCAAAACGAAAGTGCAGATTTGCTAAAAGCACATCTCACCTGGCAAAATCCAAATGAAGTAAGGCCCGCTTTTCTCCGTAAGAATTAAGCTGTTAGTAAAGGTTCGTACATCATAATGGCATGGTTCTCTGCTATCAATTCATCCGACAAAAGTGTATCGGAATTTAAATCAAATGACTTGCGTCTGATTTGATTGTGACGTGTATATCCACCCCAGGTTCCCTGGTGTATGATTTGGTGATTGGCCTCATAAATTTCGTACCGTACATTCAGAAGTTTCTCACAACGGATGGATCCATGTAAGTATTCTTCCGACAACCAAAAGCAAAGCTGGAACAGTTGGTCCGTATTGTTCTTCAATTGAATATCAACATAGTTGTAAGAGAGCGTTGCACCCGAGCCAAAAGGAATTGACCTGTTAACATCCGGAAACACATCATAACCGTGACGATATCTTTCTGTCACTGTCAATGGAGAATGAATCGCCATCCAATATATAAGGTTACCCAACTGGCACAGCCCACCTCCTACTCCTTCTTTAATCTGCCCCTGATGCAGGATCAATCCTGGAAGATATCCTTTGGCGGCCGTCGGGTTGCCTACGAGTCGCCAGAACGAAAAGACTTCGCCTGGTTTCAAGACGATTTGATTGATATGACAGCAAGCAATTCGAAGATTGGTGACCTTGTTGTATTGCAGTCGCATCTGCACGTCTTTTAAAGGGCGTAATAAAAAAGATTGATGTTCTTTCACCACGTGAGGTAAAAGTGTGGACGAAATATTTCTGGCATATCGCTCTTTTCCCAGAAGCCATTTAAGTCTTCTTTTCCATGTGAAATAACTCTTCCCCAGCTTCCTTCGAAACTCGCTACGTACAATCGGCTTTGAAACACGTTCTCTATTCACCTTGCAAAATTAGACAGAAACTTCAGGTCGTTTTTGAA
Proteins encoded in this window:
- the ddpX gene encoding D-alanyl-D-alanine dipeptidase, with protein sequence MKFLSILFLLPLCWASDFHGSFEGTYDSGFVKLNDNKDFAFDMRYATTNNFLKEKVYPCASCLVRSEVADALIKANKIFLQKGYRIKFYDCYRPLDVQKKMWVIKPDSRYVANPKGGSIHNRGAAVDMTLVDKNGKEVDMGTEFDHFGEEAHHGYGKLAVNILENRKYLKSIMEQCGFVAQPTEWWHYNYGDRSRYKISNEALCK
- a CDS encoding TonB-dependent receptor; its protein translation is MTRIFTTVLILIAAQQILAQTKIKGIIKDANGDGLPGVNIVVKGSYDGASSSADGSFAFTSDEKGEQIIAASFIGYKTFEQKVTLSGNEVNLTIDLVEEINQLDAVVISAGSFTAGEEKRRTILKPLDIVTTAGATADIAGVLNTLPGTQKVGETGRLFVRGGDGSETRTFIDGMVVLNAYGPSAPNTPSRGRFLPFMFKGTSFSTGGYSAEYGQALSSALVLNSKDKAEMNQTDVNLLSVGGDLAHTQVWGSGSVSGKIQYTNLKPYMGLINQRVDWRSPVTSLEGSTAFRQQVGKGMIKVFGTFIGSSFSLYNHDILDPNSKQLFDLNNNYRYGNVAYKTPINGQWDLRTGLSYSFNQNKIKVDGSPTQETEDGIHAKAVIGHSVSDKIELNFGGELIDRNYSASRFNDTTQQTLSASFHESIASGFAETEMYASNHFVTKIGARYEYNSLNGKSAVDPRISLAYKPGKKGQFAFAYGMFRQSSKNQFLRVNDQLNSERAEHFILNYQVVSDRKTFRVEAYYKKYMDLVKYVNGNPYDLTNTGTGYAKGLELFWRDNESIKNVEYWISYSYLDTKRDYMNYPVAAMPTFASNHNFSVVYKHFITSLKSQLGLTYSFASGRPYYNPNLTTDQFQSQRTPDYHDLSANVSYLPKSWLIVHFSCTNLLGLNNIFNYQYSTQPNTAGEYVSRPVRQAANHFVFLGLLITITKNKTVNQLPNL